Part of the Pelorhabdus rhamnosifermentans genome, GATCATATTTCCAACCCGGAATTAAATATTGCATAGACTTAGCATCATCGCGAGCACCTGTCACCATTTTATTGTATAGCTTATTAGCTTTCTCGACTTGTTCCATGTCAATTTCTACACCAAGACCGGGTTTTTCTGGCACTTTAACCATACCACCCACAATCTTGAATGGCTCTTTTGTCAGATGTTCTTCGCCTTCCTGCCAAATCCAGTGCGTATCAATAGCTGTAATATTCCCTGGCGCTGCCGCTGCTACATGCGTAAACATGGCCAATGAAATATCAAAATGATTGTTTGAATGTGATCCCCACGTCAATCCCCATTCATGACATAACTGAGCAATACGTACAGAGCCTTGCATCGTCCAAAAATGCGGATCAGCCAAAGGGATATCCACGGAATGAAGTTGAACCGAATGCCCCATTTGCCGCCAATCCGTTGCAATCATATTTGTTGCAACAGGCATCCCTGTCGCTCGTCGGAATTCTGCCATCACTTCACGTCCTGAATACCCATTTTCAGCTCCACAAGGATCTTCAGCATACGCCATTACATGATGCTGATTACGACATAGACTAATGGCTTCATCTAGTGACCAAGCTCCATTCGGATCCAACGTAATCCGCGCCTGAGGAAAGCGTTTAGCTAAAGCCGCAACAGCTTCCATCTCTTTTTCTCCACTCATAACGCCGCCTTTGAGCTTAAAGTCTTGAAAGCCATAACGTTCAGTAGCGGCTTCAGCAAGACAAACGACAGCCTCCGGTGTCAAAGCCTCCTCATGGCGCAAGCGAAACCAGTTGTCTTTCGAATGAGAATCATTCAAATAAGGCAAGTCCGTTTCGGTTTGATCACCAATATAAAATAAATAGCCAAGCATTCTAACAGCATCCCGTTGCTGCCCATTCCCCAATAATGCTGCAACAGGCACACCAAGAAATTGTCCTAATAAATCCAGCAATGCCGCTTCAATTGCTGTTAACACATTATCAGCACGCAAATTAATTTCATGTGGTTGCTTTAACACCGCTGCTTCCGATTTGGAAGTGACTTTGTGTACCGTAGACTGAGGCCCTGTTGCGTTTCCCTCAACAAGTTGCTTACGCACAAGATTGAGAATATTATTGTAGAATCCAATGGATTGTCCAACGACAAGTGGACAAGCTCTTTTTAGCGTTTGAAGAATTCCATCTCCGCCCGGAACCTCACCGACACCCGTATGTCCCAAATTATCTTTTAATATAACGATATTGCGCGTAAAGATCGGACCATGAGCACCGCAAAGATTCAGTAGCATGCTATCATATCCCGCTACAGGAATCACCTGCATATCCGTAATAATCGGTGTACCTGAATAATTACTACTAGTCATAATAAATATTAAACCTCCCGTTGTATATAAATAGACAATGAAGCCACAGTCCCTATGTGCCAAACTAAAATCGCTCTGACTTACGGAACCTTAAAACCACAATACGTAGAAAAGTCTGTGAAATTTCACACTTCACATTTTACACGTTGCTTTACGCTCTGTCAATAAATATTCTGTGTTTTTCGAGAACAAAAGCAATTCTCAATTTACACATAAAATGAAACCTTTTGATATAGCCTAGTATATCAAAAGGTTTCATCCCAGTTGCTTCGCTTCCTAGTTTAAAATTCAGAAAGAATCTTCCTACAATACAATATCTCTATTCATTTTACGCTATTATTTTGCGTAAACATTTTTAGTTGCAATCACATCACTATGAAGACCCAGGATATTTTTTATCACAGTCTGCCCTGCTTTCACCGGAGCCATTAAATGTACCTGCTTGATTTCATTCATAACTTCCATGATCTTCGCTTTCGGAATAGCACGAGTGAGTCTGACACTGACAAGTGGAAGATTTCCATTCGCCACTAGAACGGAAGTAGCAATACTTCTCTGTGGGTCTACCCATTCCTGCTCGACATAATCCTTCCCCCTTTGGCAACAGGCGCCTTCAACTGCGAGGATCTTCTCCCCTTCCACTTGGGCCTCAATTTCACAGCCATTTGGACAAACGATGCAAGTATATTTCTTTATCATCTCACCACCACCTTTATATTATCTAATGTTTTAATATCTGTTTCTTTAAGCTTAACTTGAATCATTTGCGCCGGAATTGCCTTTTTCAACAATACCGTTCTAATGACAGTGTCACTCTGCATCACATCAATATGACAATTTTTAAAAGGCTTTCTTACACGCAGCGAAAGTGTAAAATCCTTTTTGCCACTAATTTTTTGCGGGATAGTATGACTAATAGCGTTATCTGTTACGATATCAATGGGACAATCCGTTAACTCACCTTGTTGAATATATTCTGCCACACTATCTGCGAGTCCCTCGGCTTCTAATGAGACAAAATCTAATAAATCATGAACTTGCAGCACATTACCCGCCGCAAATACGCCAGCTACTGAAGTCTGATAGTTCTCATCAACAATAGCGCCTTTTGTTCTACTATCGAGTTTCACCCCGCAAGCTAAGGACAGTTCATTTTCCGGAATCAATCCAACTGAGAGAATTAAAGTATCACAATCATAATCTTTTTCCGTCCCAATAATAGGATTCATATTTTCATCTACTTGCGAAACAGTAATTCCTTCCAATCTGGCATTCCCCTTAATCTTCGTAATGGTGTGACTAAGATATAGTGGAATGCCATAGTCATTTAAACATTGCTCGATATTCCGGGGTAATCCGCTTGGATAGGGCTGCACTTCAAATACCGCCTTCACTTTCGCCCCCTCCAAAGTCATGCGTCTTGCCATAATCATGCCAATATCACCGGAACCGAGAATCACCACATCTTTCCCCACCATCGTATTATGTAAATTGATGTAGGATTGCGCCACACCTGCATTATAAATTCCAGCGGGTCTTGTGCCCGGAATACTAATAGCTCCGCGCGTCCTTTCTCTACACCCCATGGCGAGGACAACAGCCTTTGCCCGATACTCTAAAAGTCCATCTTTAGAAGCAGCAATAACCTTCTTCATTGAAGTAATCTCAATGACTGTCGCATCTGTAACATATTCAATATGAAGCTTTTTTACAAGATCAATAAACCTTTGCGAATACTCAGGACCACTCAGCGTTTGTTTAAAACGCGTAAGACCAAAACCATCATGAATACATTGTCTAAGAATGCCCCCTAACTGTTTTTCCCTTTCCAATATGACAATTTCTTGAATTCCTTTTTTCCTAAGTTCCACTGCAGCTGCAAGCCCCGCAGGTCCACCACCAATAATGACAACCTCCTTATTCATGATAGTCATTATATTCTCACCTTCCCAGTAAACATCTCTGAGCCCGACCTTGAATAAACAATGTCCGTTTCCTGCTTATGCAATTCCTGTTGTAACAGTTGTACAATTCTCGTTTCACAATAACCGCCCTGGCATCGGCCCATCATGGCCCGTGTTCGATTTTTTATCCCCGTCACCGTTGTCACACCTAGACAATTATGGATGGCCTGTAATATTTCCGCCTTCGTAACCGTTTCACAACGACAAATAATTTCACCATAGTTGGGATCTTGTTCGATTAATTCTTTTTTAATTGCATCACTTTGCTTTGCAAAGCAAAGAATTCCTTGCCTTCTCGGATTAAACTTTTCATTAGGAATAAGTCTTTCCTGATCTTTAAAAAGGGCCACCGTTCGTCTAGCAAGAGGTAAGGCACTTGTAATACCTGGCGATTCAATTCCTACAAGATTAATCACATTTGGTGCTTCTGAGCGTGATTCTACAACAAAATCGAGGACTTGTTTCGTTTCTTTATCAATAAGCTTCGGCCGAATCCCCGAAAAATTTCGGATAAAATGTTCTCTTTTTACATGGTTAAACATTTTGGCTCCATCCACGATTAAACCTTTTAAAGCCGCAGGCGTAACTCCATAATCTTCGAAATCAGCTACCAAGGTAGAATCAGGACCAATTAAAACATTTCCGTCTACCGTCGGTGTTGCGTGAGTAGCGAATCCACCGTTGGAACCCGGTGCTGGATAAACAGGCATATTTAAATACTTGCCAACCTTTTTATCTAAAACAAAGTATTCACCTTTAAAACCCCCAATGGTATAACCATCAATACCAAGCATAGATGAAATTTTAGCTGAGTTTAGTCCTGCACAATTAACAACCCAGCGAGCCTTATAAAATGACTCTCCCGTCGCTATTTCATAAATTTCATTTTTCCTTTGAACACTCAATACTTCATTGCCGAAATAGAAGTCCACCCCATTTTGCTTGGCATTTTCAGCCAGTGCCACCGTATAAATAAAAGGATTCAAAATACCTGACGAGGGTGAATACATGGCGAATTCTCCGCCTGCACTGGAATCGAGTTCCGCTAATCGCCCTTTATCAATAATTTCTAAACCAGGTACTCCATTAGCATCACCGACAGCCTTAAACCTCAACAGACTCTGCATATCATCTTCCGTAAATCCAACAACAACCTTCCCCGTTCTTTTAAACGGAACATCTAACTCAGCAGCAACTTGATCAAACTCCGCATTGCCTTCTACACTGCACTTTGCCTTTAATGAACCCGTTTTATAAGTAAAGCCACCATGTAGTACGCCTGAATTTCTGCCACTGGTTTCACAGCATACATCCAGTTCCTTTTCCAGAACACCTACTTTTAATCGATACCTTGCAAACTCTCTGGCAACTGCGCTCCCTACAACTCCCGCTCCGATAATAATAACATCATACACTTGATTCACCGGCATGTTTCCTCCTATTGATATGATAATCGCAAATACATAGGATGTATTTATATCTGTATATTATCTTTTTTCTGATATATTGTCAATATTTAATAATTATCATCATTAATTCCGTTTGCTTAACACAAAAATCTCGATTTTTATCACAAAACCCATAAAAATACATTGGATGTATATAAAAAGCCTTGTTTCTCTTTTTATTCGAGAAACAAGGCTCAATTATTCACAGTTCATTAAATCTGCACTGTTTTTCTAAGTTTATTGCGATTATAAGCAAGATGCAAAATCATCGCATCCTGTGCATCATTACACTGATGTGCCTTGATGGCTTCAAAAATCTCTCTATGTGCTTCAATTGTCCGACTTGCTACCTTATTTTCCTTAATCCGAGTAAACACAGTAATCGCCGCATTAATAATAGGAATTAAATTAGGCACAACTCTATTTTTACTGCATTTCGCAATTTGTGTATGAAATTCGATGTCTTTTTCCACCGGATCTTTTCCTGCCAATAGCAACTTCTCCACATCATCACATAACTGTCCTAATTTTTCTATTTCCTCTTCTGTTGCATTTTGCGCAGCCAATGATGCAATGGGGGGTTCCAATATAAAACGTATCTGAATTAAATCTAAATATACTTTTTCCTTATCTTTAATAAAAGTAAGTCCAAGGGGATCATCAGCAATTCCCAGCTTTTGAGACACGAAAGTACCCGCGCCTCGTCTTATCTCGACAATATTTCTCGACACAAGAGCCCGAATTGCTTCTCGAATAGTATTGCGGCTTACACCAAGCTGCTTCGAAAGTTCATACTCATTAGGAAGCTTCTGGCCAACAGAAACCTCATTTTCAACGATAAGTTTCACTATTTTTTCCGAAGTATTTTCAACAAGTGACTTACTGGAAAATTCATCAATATTCAGCATCGATTTTCATTCACCTTACACAGCACATCACTGCCTGCAGTTTATTTTATAAAATCATTATAACGAGAATAGCTAGCACGGTCAATGAAGGTCGAAACAAATCTGTGTTTAACTTGTGATAATGTCACTATGTAGACTATCGTGAGAAAATGTCACTATGAACAACGAGGTGCATTTTC contains:
- a CDS encoding NAD(P)/FAD-dependent oxidoreductase, whose protein sequence is MNQVYDVIIIGAGVVGSAVAREFARYRLKVGVLEKELDVCCETSGRNSGVLHGGFTYKTGSLKAKCSVEGNAEFDQVAAELDVPFKRTGKVVVGFTEDDMQSLLRFKAVGDANGVPGLEIIDKGRLAELDSSAGGEFAMYSPSSGILNPFIYTVALAENAKQNGVDFYFGNEVLSVQRKNEIYEIATGESFYKARWVVNCAGLNSAKISSMLGIDGYTIGGFKGEYFVLDKKVGKYLNMPVYPAPGSNGGFATHATPTVDGNVLIGPDSTLVADFEDYGVTPAALKGLIVDGAKMFNHVKREHFIRNFSGIRPKLIDKETKQVLDFVVESRSEAPNVINLVGIESPGITSALPLARRTVALFKDQERLIPNEKFNPRRQGILCFAKQSDAIKKELIEQDPNYGEIICRCETVTKAEILQAIHNCLGVTTVTGIKNRTRAMMGRCQGGYCETRIVQLLQQELHKQETDIVYSRSGSEMFTGKVRI
- a CDS encoding DUF1667 domain-containing protein is translated as MIKKYTCIVCPNGCEIEAQVEGEKILAVEGACCQRGKDYVEQEWVDPQRSIATSVLVANGNLPLVSVRLTRAIPKAKIMEVMNEIKQVHLMAPVKAGQTVIKNILGLHSDVIATKNVYAK
- a CDS encoding FadR/GntR family transcriptional regulator, which gives rise to MLNIDEFSSKSLVENTSEKIVKLIVENEVSVGQKLPNEYELSKQLGVSRNTIREAIRALVSRNIVEIRRGAGTFVSQKLGIADDPLGLTFIKDKEKVYLDLIQIRFILEPPIASLAAQNATEEEIEKLGQLCDDVEKLLLAGKDPVEKDIEFHTQIAKCSKNRVVPNLIPIINAAITVFTRIKENKVASRTIEAHREIFEAIKAHQCNDAQDAMILHLAYNRNKLRKTVQI
- a CDS encoding enolase C-terminal domain-like protein, whose protein sequence is MTSSNYSGTPIITDMQVIPVAGYDSMLLNLCGAHGPIFTRNIVILKDNLGHTGVGEVPGGDGILQTLKRACPLVVGQSIGFYNNILNLVRKQLVEGNATGPQSTVHKVTSKSEAAVLKQPHEINLRADNVLTAIEAALLDLLGQFLGVPVAALLGNGQQRDAVRMLGYLFYIGDQTETDLPYLNDSHSKDNWFRLRHEEALTPEAVVCLAEAATERYGFQDFKLKGGVMSGEKEMEAVAALAKRFPQARITLDPNGAWSLDEAISLCRNQHHVMAYAEDPCGAENGYSGREVMAEFRRATGMPVATNMIATDWRQMGHSVQLHSVDIPLADPHFWTMQGSVRIAQLCHEWGLTWGSHSNNHFDISLAMFTHVAAAAPGNITAIDTHWIWQEGEEHLTKEPFKIVGGMVKVPEKPGLGVEIDMEQVEKANKLYNKMVTGARDDAKSMQYLIPGWKYDPKRPSFVR
- a CDS encoding NAD(P)/FAD-dependent oxidoreductase translates to MTIMNKEVVIIGGGPAGLAAAVELRKKGIQEIVILEREKQLGGILRQCIHDGFGLTRFKQTLSGPEYSQRFIDLVKKLHIEYVTDATVIEITSMKKVIAASKDGLLEYRAKAVVLAMGCRERTRGAISIPGTRPAGIYNAGVAQSYINLHNTMVGKDVVILGSGDIGMIMARRMTLEGAKVKAVFEVQPYPSGLPRNIEQCLNDYGIPLYLSHTITKIKGNARLEGITVSQVDENMNPIIGTEKDYDCDTLILSVGLIPENELSLACGVKLDSRTKGAIVDENYQTSVAGVFAAGNVLQVHDLLDFVSLEAEGLADSVAEYIQQGELTDCPIDIVTDNAISHTIPQKISGKKDFTLSLRVRKPFKNCHIDVMQSDTVIRTVLLKKAIPAQMIQVKLKETDIKTLDNIKVVVR